A portion of the Girardinichthys multiradiatus isolate DD_20200921_A chromosome 23, DD_fGirMul_XY1, whole genome shotgun sequence genome contains these proteins:
- the sec24b gene encoding protein transport protein Sec24B, which produces MSAPGFTNLDSSADHKQNSTPNGGASPRCQNGPLPTHPSMYPPANYYGAPPLLQSYPTIPGHATSVPSKASITSSAHSQNYYQNNHQQQQQTQLPQHQVAPSPYTAPPPSQPYATIPSSGLPHLNAQYHQQPFQQQQTHYASPRSYYGQQSYRASPAQAHHQQQLVSPPACRPGAPRYPNVSYPSAPASSQYGTPSSSKSISTPVMSTQMGAPLHQFSAPPPASATAVQPGYSMGAEHQTAATVNGRGSTVQNNIHQHYDQSHQALHSYNSYSGVTQSSGGADRDRPPSGTPSASVRSSPSHHPGLQYGYVANSGASSASATTSGAAAPPSSSSTDDDEEEEEEEEEDEDEEAGGDTSSSSTGSASPVPNNYDSLEGGSYPDSMPPSNNMTNQAPPFGCYSYHNMQSAYQHGPVPHSDASPSHNVHSQPGYQQYSQPFPNLSQLSAALGGLSGVPELEVDALRPVNLLQERNLLPSRPLEAPEPNLSPDLKKVNCSPQTFRCTLTSIPQTQALLNKARLPLGLLLHPFRDLQQLPVITSNTIVRCRSCRTYINPFVTFLDQRRWKCNLCYRVNDVPDEFMYNPVTRSYGEPHKRPEVQNSTVEFIASSDYMLRPPQPAVYLFALEVSHNAVEAGYLKYFCESLLENLDKLPGDARTRVGFLTFDSTVHFYNLQEGLSQPQMLVVSDIDDVFIPSHDSLMVNLKESKELVKELLTSLPTMFSQSRETHSALGPALQAAFKLMSPTGGRVTVFQTQLPTLGAGKLQSREDPNQRSSTKGVQHLGPATDFYKKLALDCSGQQIGVDLFLLSSQYADLASLACISKYSAGSLFYYPSFHYIHNPAQLEKFQRDLDRYLTRKIGFEAVMRIRCTKGLSIHTFHGNFFVRSTDLLSLANVNPDSAFAVQMSIEDSLADSSLACFQAALLYTSSKGKRRIRVHTLCLPVVSQLSDVYAGADVQAITCLLANMAIDRSISSTLSDARDALVNAVMDFVSAYKSSVSNLQQSGVVVPAAMRLFPLYILALLKQKALRTGTSTRLDERICAMCEFKTQPLPQLMRMVHPDLYRLDNITDQGALHLNDTVVPQPHLLHLSAERLSRDGAFLMDCGNVFYLWISKCCNEMFIRDVLGCPNYASIPPNMNHIPELQNPLSERVRAFLDWLQDNRAFSSSIHIVKDDASPKATLFQHLVEDRSDVASSYQEFLQHIQQQMSK; this is translated from the exons ATGTCTGCACCGGGGTTTACAAACCTCGACAGTTCAGCGGACCACAAGCAGAACTCAACGCCGAACGGTGGAGCTTCGCCCCGCTGTCAGAACG gTCCCCTGCCGACCCACCCATCCATGTATCCTCCTGCAAACTACTATGGAGCTCCACCTCTGCTACAGAGCTACCCCACCATCCCCGGCCACGCCACCTCTGTTCCCAGCAAAGCGTCGATCACAAGCAGTGCCCACAGTCAGAACTACTACCAAAACAACcatcaacagcagcagcaaacaCAACTCCCTCAGCATCAAGTAGCACCTTCTCCATACACTGCTCCCCCTCCTTCTCAGCCGTATGCCACCATTCCATCTTCTGGACTTCCACATTTAAATGCCCAGTACCACCAACAGCCATTCCAGCAGCAGCAAACACACTACGCCAGTCCCAGGTCCTACTATGGTCAGCAGTCATACAGAGCTTCTCCAGCACAGGCCCATCATCAGCAGCAGCTGGTTTCACCACCAGCCTGCAGACCCGGTGCTCCCCGCTATCCAAATGTTTCATACCCATCTGCCCCTGCAAGCAGCCAGTATGGCACCCCCAGTTCCTCCAAGAGCATCTCCACGCCTGTCATGTCCACCCAGATGGGAGCGCCGTTGCATCAGTTCAGCGCTCCGCCTCCAGCCTCAGCGACAGCAGTGCAGCCAGGGTACAGCATGGGAGCCGAACATCAAACGGCAGCAACAGTAAATGGTAGAGGAAGCACAG TCCAAAACAATATCCACCAACACTATGACCAAAGCCATCAGGCCCTACACAGCTACAACTCCTACAGTGGGGTGACACAAAGCAGCGGAGGTGCAGATAGAGACCGACCGCCCTCAGGAACCCCCTCTGCTTCAGTGCGTTCCTCTCCAAGCCACCATCCAG GCCTGCAGTATGGATATGTTGCTAATAGTGGAGCTAGCTCAGCCTCTGCTACCACCTCAGGCGCAGCAGCACCCCCCTCGTCATCCAGcactgatgatgatgaggaggaggaggaggaggaggaggaggatgaggatgaggaagcaG GCGGTGACACTTCCTCCTCCAGTACTGGCAGCGCGTCTCCAGTTCCCAACAACTATGATTCCCTCGAAGGTGGCAGCTATCCAG ATTCCATGCCACCTTCCAACAACATGACCAACCAGGCTCCGCCCTTTGGTTGCTACAGTTACCATAACATGCAGTCAGCCTATCAGCATGGACCGGTCCCCCACTCTGATGCCTCCCCCTCCCACAATGTGCACAGTCAGCCAGGTTACCAGCAGTACTCCCAG CCTTTCCCCAACCTCTCTCAGCTCTCTGCAGCTCTGGGGGGGTTGAGCGGGGTCCCGGAGCTGGAGGTGGATGCCCTGAGGCCGGTCAACCTGCTGCAGGAAAGGAATCTGCTACCTTCGAGGCCCTTGGAGGCCCCTGAACCCAACCTCAGCCCCGATCTGAAGAAGGTCAATTGCAGTCCACA GACGTTCAGGTGCACCCTGACCAGCATTCCTCAAACCCAGGCGTTACTCAACAAGGCCCGACTCCCACTGGGCCTCCTCCTTCACCCCTTCAGAGATCTGCAG CAGCTGCCAGTGATCACATCCAACACGATAGTGCGGTGTCGTTCCTGTCGGACGTACATCAACCCGTTCGTCACCTTCCTGGACCAACGCAGGTGGAAGTGTAACCTTTGTTATCGAGTCAACGATG tcccAGATGAATTTATGTACAACCCAGTGACAAGGTCATATGGAGAACCACACAAGAGGCCGGAGGTCCAAAACTCAACTGTGGAGTTCATTGCTTCCTCTGATTATATG CTGCGACCTCCGCAGCCGGCGGTCTATCTGTTTGCGCTCGAAGTGTCTCACAACGCCGTGGAAGCAGGATACCTGAAGTACTTTTGTGAATCACTTCTGGAGAACCTGGATAA gtTGCCTGGAGATGCACGTACCAGGGTGGGTTTCCTCACCTTTGACAGCACTGTCCACTTTTACAACCTCCAGGAGGGACTGTCCCAGCCACAGATGCTTGTGGTGTCGGACATCGATG ATGTTTTTATACCATCACATGACAGTTTGATGGTGAACCTAAAGGAGAGCAAAGAG CTTGTGAAGGAGCTGTTGACTTCGCTGCCGACGATGTTCAGCCAGAGCAGGGAGACCCACAGCGCCCTCGGTCCGGCCTTACAGGCGGCCTTCAAGCTCATGTCGCCCACCGGGGGTCGCGTTACCGTGTTCCAGACTCAGCTTCCGACTCTGGGAGCAGGGAAGCTGCAGTCAAGAGAGGACCCCAACCAGCGTTCCAGCACCAAG GGAGTCCAGCACCTGGGTCCTGCCACAGATTTCTATAAGAAGCTTGCGCTGGACTGCTCTGGACAGCAGATTGGAGTGGATCTTTTCCTGCTCAGCTCCCAGTATGCTGACCTTGCATCACTGG CCTGTATCTCCAAGTATTCAGCAGGCAGCCTCTTTTACTACCCCTCCTTTCATTACATCCACAACCCGGCCCAGCTGGAGAAGTTTCAGAGGGATCTCGATCGTTACCTCACCAGAAAGATCGGCTTCGAGGCGGTCATGAGAATACGATGCACTAAGG GTTTATCCATCCACACGTTCCACGGTAACTTCTTCGTGCGCTCCACCGACCTGCTGTCCCTGGCTAATGTGAACCCAGACTCGGCCTTCGCTGTCCAGATGTCGATCGAAGACTCTCTTGCGGACTCATCTCTGGCCTGTTTCCAGGCAGCTCTGCTCTACACATCTAGCAAAG GAAAAAGGCGCATCAGAGTCCACACTCTGTGTCTGCCGGTCGTCAGCCAGCTGAGCGATGTTTATGCCGGAGCTGATGTTCAAGCTATCACATGTCTGCTGGCCAACATGG CCATCGATCGATCGATATCATCCACCCTGTCAGATGCTCGTGATGCTCTGGTAAACGCAGTCATGGACTTTGTGAGCGCCTACAAAAGCAGCGTGTCGAACCTGCAGCAGTCTGGAGTTGTCGTCCCTGCAGCCATGCGCCTCTTCCCCCTCTACATCCTGGCTTTACTCAAACAG AAAGCATTACGGACAGGTACCAGCACCCGGCTCGATGAGCGCATCTGTGCCATGTGCGAGTTTAAGACGCAGCCACTGCCGCAGCTGATGCGGATGGTTCATCCTGACCTGTACAGACTGGACAACATTACTGACCAG GGGGCACTCCATCTGAATGATACTGTAGTTCctcagcctcacctgctgcatCTTTCTGCTGAGAGGCTTAGCAGAGATGGAGCATTCCTCATGGACTGTGGCAAT GTGTTTTATCTGTGGATCAGCAAATGCTGCAATGAAATGTTTATCCGAGATGTTCTGGGCTGCCCCAACTACGCTTCAATACCCCCCAACATG AATCACATTCCTGAGCTGCAGAATCCCCTGTCGGAGAGAGTCCGAGCATTTCTTGACTGGCTGCAGGACAACAGAGCATTCAGCTCTTCGATCCACATCGTCAA AGACGATGCCTCGCCTAAGGCCACCTTGTTCCAGCACCTGGTGGAGGACCGGTCAGACGTGGCTTCATCCTACCAAGAGTTCCTGCAGCACATTCAGCAGCAAATGTCCAAGTAG